ATAAGCTATGATACTAACGATATCTTGTTCATTAGGCAGATCAATCATAAGACGTAATGCCTCGCCATGTCCTCTTGCACCCGGTAATTTATCAACTCCAATGGTATAAAATCGACCATCACTAGCAACAATTATGAGCTTATCCGTCGTTTCGGCAGGCAAAATATAGCTTTCTTTGTCACCTTCTTTGTATTTAATCTCACTCGCTTCTGGTGCAATACCTTTAAATACCCGAACCCACCCCTTCTCTGAAATCACAACAGTGACGGCTTCCTTTTCGACCATAGCCTCAATCGGAACCTCGTCTAATACTGGCACACGATCAAATGTTGTACGTCTCTTGCCTAAAGGATATTTAGCTCCAAAAAGCTTCTGCATTTCTTTCAGTTTGGAAGAAACATTTTGCCATTGATTACGTTCATCTCTCAGAAGCTTTTCAAGATCAAGTTTTTCTCCTTCCAAGCCCTTAATTTCTTCAACAATTTTGATTTCTTCAAGTTTTCGTAAGGCCCGCAAACGCATATTCAATATTGACTCAGCCTGCAAATCCGTAAGTCGCCAACGCTTAATCATCTCTATTTTTGGCTCTTCTGACTCACGGATCACTTTAATAACAGCATCTAGATTAAGATGGGCGATTTGATATCCCTTTAAGATTTCAAGCCTTTCTTCTATCCTGGCGAGACGATGACGACTTCGTCTAATCAAAACGTCTTGGCAGTGATTTAAAAATGCTTGAAGAACTTCTTTTAGATTCATCACCTTTGGAACACGCCCGCCATCAAGGACATTCATATTCAAATTAAAACGTGTTTCCAAATCAGTCGTCCGAAAAAGAGATTCCATAAGAACTTTAGGATCAACATTACGATTACGAGGGATGAGAATAATTCTAACTTCTGTTGTTGATTCATCGCGTACATCAGCTAAGAGGGGCAGTTTTTTATCAAGTAACAGAGTTGCAATTTTTTCAATCAAACGCGCTTTTTGTATTTGGTAAGGAATCTCGTTAACAACAATCTGATAGAGCCCACCTTTCAGATTTTCAACTTCATAACGAGCCCTAAGACGCAGACCACCTCTACCAGTTTCGTACATATCTTTTAAAACTGATTCATCCTCAACAATGACTCCCCCGGTTGGAAAATCAGGTCCTGGAATAATTTTAAGCAATTGTGATACCGTCATCTGTGGACGTTCAATCAAATTGACTAACGCTTCGATAATTTCTCCTACATTATGAGGAGGAATATTAGTCGCCATACCTACGGCAATACCAGTCGTACCGTTAGCTAAAAGATTTGGGAAATAAGTTGGTAAAACAAGAGGTTCTTGACTTTCACCATTATAGGTTGCTTGAAAATCAACTGCTTCTTCTTCAATCCCTTCTAAAAGCTTTACACCCACTTTTGAAAGACGAGCCTCAGTGTAACGCATAGCAGCCGCATTATCACCATCAAGACTTCCGAAATTTCCTTGCCCTTCAATCAATGGATAACGTGTACTAAAGTCTTGTGACAGTCTTACCATCGCCTCATAAATAGGATCGTTACCATGAGGATGATACTTCATCATGACAAAACCAACGGCGCTTGCTGATTTACGAAAAGGTTTTTCGTAAGTATTGCCAGAATCATACATCGCATAAAGAATACGTCTTTGGACAGGTTTAAGTCCATCTCTCACATCGGGCAAGGAACGTGACATAATAGTTGATAAAGCATAGCTAAGGTAACGCTCTCCCAAAGCTTTATCAAATGTCGCATCAATGATCGTCCCTTTTGTTTTACTCATGCTAACCTTTGATGCTCAACCCTTTCTGCTAAGACTTTTTTTAGTCTCTGACGTGCCATAGGCATCTTAAGACCATGTATTTCGAGTGCATATCTCTCTAGAAAATACTCTATCAGCTCCAGAGCTTCAACAAGTTCAAGGATTGATAAAGCATTTTGTACTGTTTTAGACTTTAAAAAGTAGACAGGCAATCTTAAAAGCTTTTTTTCATAGGGCTTTCCAGCCTCAAAAGAAACCGCCCGACCTGATTTTGGTGACACATAAGCCAGATCATCTTTCTGACCTGTCGCAGCGCAATGCTTTAAATCTAGCTTAAATCCAGCTGCTTCCAATAAAGCTCTCTCAAATTCGATGTAAGCTCCATGCCAGTTGCGCTCTTTAAACCCTAAGTGTAATTTTAAAAAAGCAGAAAAAAGCTGTTCGTGACTCTCGTTTAAGGGCATCAAAACATCTAAAAGAGATGTTGATGCCGTAAGAGCGCACAAAGCCTCTGAATCATTAATAATCGCAGCAAGGGGACTTGAAATACGCTCCAAAGCCCAATAACCTAAATGCTGCTCTAAGCGCGCATGCCATTGACAACGAACATATGTGCCAATCTCATAATCTCCTTGATTCTTGCGACTGGGCTTTATAACACCACTGTGACGGCCATGATTCTCGGTAAAAAGATTTAAAATTAAAGCTTTTTCGCCGTGGCGGCGCATACTTAAGATAATACCTTTATCATGCCATTGCATGGAATTTAACGCTCAAAATCGAGTCCTTGGCTCTTATAAAAATAAGGATCATCCATCCATCGTTCTGAAACGCGTGCAAAAAGAAATAAATGAATCTTGCATTCAAAAATTTTAGACAATTCATTTCTGGCTTCAGAGCTAATAATTTTAATCATACTTCCTCCCTTCCCAAGAACAATAGCTTTTTGTCCCGGTCGACGCACATGAATGATTTGACTTATTTTCAAATCTCCATTTTTAAATTCTTCCCAACCTTCTGTCTCCACGATGATATCATAAGGCAGTTCTTGATGAAGATGATCTAATACTTTCTCACGCGTTATTTCAGCCGCCAAAAGACGCATGGGCAAATCTGTAATTTGATCTTCTGGAAATAACCACGGCCCTTCAGGTAAACGCTGCAGCAAGGCCAATAGCATTTCTTCAACCCCTTCGCCTGTAATAGCTGAAATAGTAAAAATTTGTTCAGGATTAAACTCATTTTTCAAACTCAAATGTATGGCTGAAACTTTATCTTTGTGCACAGAATCTAGCTTATTCAACGCGATAAAAAGAGGCTGCTTATTTTTACTCAATTCCTTTAAAAGCGCCCTGGTTTTTTCATCATTTTCCATCGTTAAATCAACAAGTACGAGATTTAAATCAGCATCTGTCGCTGCCGACCATGCCGCTTTGATCATTGCACGATCTAAACGTTTTTTAGGTTCAAAAATACCTGGGGTGTCAACAAAAATGACTTGTGCATCATTCTTGAGTGTTATTCCTAAAATGCGGCGACGGGTTGTCTGCACTTTATGAGAAACGATGCTAACCTTTGATCCAACAAGACGATTGAGCAGTGTTGACTTACCAGCGTTTGTCTCACCCAAAATTGCAATAAATCCACAACGCTTCACAAAAGTCCCTCGCTGTTCAAGAAATTCAACATATTTCTTGCTGCATCTTGTTCAGCGTGACGCTTTGAAAGGCCTTCCCCTTGAACGTTATTATACCCTTTAATAATAACGTCCACTTGAAATCTAGGCGCATGATCTGGACCTTCTTGACTTTTCAATTGATAGGTTGGTGTCCCCAACCCTCGACCTTGCGCCCATTCTTGCAAAAGAGATTTATCATCCTTGGGTGCATCTCTCATATTCAAAATCATCTCACGCCAGTAAAACTCAATAAAAGATTCTGCGGCTTCATAGCCACCATCTAGATAAAGCGCAGCAATTAAAGCTTCACAAGCATTAGCCAAAACTGAGGGTTTCATCTGACCACCTGAACTTTTCTCACTTCTGGCCAAAATCACATGATTTTGCAGCTCTATTTTTAAGGCTACCTCTGCTAAGGTATCTCTACTCACAAGATGCGCATGACGTCTCGCTAAAAGACCCTCCACATCCTTTGGAAAATCCTTAAAAAGTTTAGTCGCGATCACCAATCCAAGAACTCGGTCACCAAGAAATTCTAACCGTTCATTGCTATAACCTTTTCCTTTGTCTCTGGAAACATGACTCGAATGAGTTAATGATTCCTCCAATAGGTTAACGTTCTTAAACTGGTAAGAAATTTTATCGCATAGTCCTTGTAAATCAGTCACTACAGTCATCACTTTATTAAGTTTAAAAACCTCGTGTAGCGTGCTCCAGTAGGCCACTTCCATATCTCCCACCAACGTGCTGACGTAGAGAAGAATAATATTTCAGCACGGCCAATAATGTATTCTTCTGGAATGTAGCCAATCCCTCTCAAAATACGCGAGTCTCCTGAACGATCACGATTATCTCCCATACCGAAATAATGACCTTGCGGCACTTCATAAACCTGCGTGTTATCAAGGCGACCTTCACCAAAACGTTCGTATTTGATAATACGGTGTTTAACACCATTTGGAAGAGTTTCAATATATTGAGGCACCTTCACGGGTAATCCGCTATCTTCATCAATATCCTCAAAATCTTCAATTTGTTCGAGGGTGCAAGGTTTATCGTTTATATATAAAATTCCTTCACGCATCTGAACACGGTCACCAGGCAACCCTACAACACGTTTAAT
The sequence above is drawn from the Candidatus Nucleicultrix amoebiphila FS5 genome and encodes:
- the era gene encoding GTPase Era; the protein is MKRCGFIAILGETNAGKSTLLNRLVGSKVSIVSHKVQTTRRRILGITLKNDAQVIFVDTPGIFEPKKRLDRAMIKAAWSAATDADLNLVLVDLTMENDEKTRALLKELSKNKQPLFIALNKLDSVHKDKVSAIHLSLKNEFNPEQIFTISAITGEGVEEMLLALLQRLPEGPWLFPEDQITDLPMRLLAAEITREKVLDHLHQELPYDIIVETEGWEEFKNGDLKISQIIHVRRPGQKAIVLGKGGSMIKIISSEARNELSKIFECKIHLFLFARVSERWMDDPYFYKSQGLDFER
- the parC gene encoding DNA topoisomerase IV subunit A, giving the protein MSKTKGTIIDATFDKALGERYLSYALSTIMSRSLPDVRDGLKPVQRRILYAMYDSGNTYEKPFRKSASAVGFVMMKYHPHGNDPIYEAMVRLSQDFSTRYPLIEGQGNFGSLDGDNAAAMRYTEARLSKVGVKLLEGIEEEAVDFQATYNGESQEPLVLPTYFPNLLANGTTGIAVGMATNIPPHNVGEIIEALVNLIERPQMTVSQLLKIIPGPDFPTGGVIVEDESVLKDMYETGRGGLRLRARYEVENLKGGLYQIVVNEIPYQIQKARLIEKIATLLLDKKLPLLADVRDESTTEVRIILIPRNRNVDPKVLMESLFRTTDLETRFNLNMNVLDGGRVPKVMNLKEVLQAFLNHCQDVLIRRSRHRLARIEERLEILKGYQIAHLNLDAVIKVIRESEEPKIEMIKRWRLTDLQAESILNMRLRALRKLEEIKIVEEIKGLEGEKLDLEKLLRDERNQWQNVSSKLKEMQKLFGAKYPLGKRRTTFDRVPVLDEVPIEAMVEKEAVTVVISEKGWVRVFKGIAPEASEIKYKEGDKESYILPAETTDKLIIVASDGRFYTIGVDKLPGARGHGEALRLMIDLPNEQDIVSIIAYKFDKPDLKLVLVSSDSRGFMLNAKDTLAQTKNGKQVMTVAEGAFVQACLPVTGDHLVTVGINRKLLIFPLKELPIMVKGRGVILQKIKEGKLSDIKVFSAEQGLTWIKAGVTQKPSDWKLWLGKRGQAGRLVPSGFPRSNRFIQS
- the lepB gene encoding signal peptidase I encodes the protein MAELEASSQASPKNEKPESFAELLKSLVFAVVLATLVHTVAYKPFHIPSGSMKPNLLIGDFLFVSKFTYGYSHFSLPFSPPLFSGRIFASNKPKIGEVFVFRGPHDPNTDYIKRVVGLPGDRVQMREGILYINDKPCTLEQIEDFEDIDEDSGLPVKVPQYIETLPNGVKHRIIKYERFGEGRLDNTQVYEVPQGHYFGMGDNRDRSGDSRILRGIGYIPEEYIIGRAEILFFSTSARWWEIWKWPTGARYTRFLNLIK
- the rnc gene encoding ribonuclease III gives rise to the protein MAYWSTLHEVFKLNKVMTVVTDLQGLCDKISYQFKNVNLLEESLTHSSHVSRDKGKGYSNERLEFLGDRVLGLVIATKLFKDFPKDVEGLLARRHAHLVSRDTLAEVALKIELQNHVILARSEKSSGGQMKPSVLANACEALIAALYLDGGYEAAESFIEFYWREMILNMRDAPKDDKSLLQEWAQGRGLGTPTYQLKSQEGPDHAPRFQVDVIIKGYNNVQGEGLSKRHAEQDAARNMLNFLNSEGLL
- the recO gene encoding DNA repair protein RecO codes for the protein MQWHDKGIILSMRRHGEKALILNLFTENHGRHSGVIKPSRKNQGDYEIGTYVRCQWHARLEQHLGYWALERISSPLAAIINDSEALCALTASTSLLDVLMPLNESHEQLFSAFLKLHLGFKERNWHGAYIEFERALLEAAGFKLDLKHCAATGQKDDLAYVSPKSGRAVSFEAGKPYEKKLLRLPVYFLKSKTVQNALSILELVEALELIEYFLERYALEIHGLKMPMARQRLKKVLAERVEHQRLA